One genomic window of Bradyrhizobium sp. CCGE-LA001 includes the following:
- a CDS encoding RidA family protein, producing the protein MTKRDAVFPAGRHDLYKSHAYSAAIRSGDLLFVSGQVGSRRDGSPEPDFEAQVRLAFANLEATLKAGGYGLDDIVDVTTFHTDPENQFATIMTVKSEVFAEEPYPNWTAIGVNWLAGFDFEIKVIARIPG; encoded by the coding sequence ATGACCAAGCGCGATGCTGTTTTCCCCGCCGGCCGACATGACCTCTATAAGTCGCACGCCTATTCCGCAGCGATCAGATCGGGTGATCTCCTGTTCGTCTCCGGCCAGGTCGGCAGCCGCCGCGATGGCTCGCCCGAGCCGGATTTCGAGGCTCAGGTCCGTCTGGCATTTGCGAATCTCGAGGCGACCTTGAAAGCAGGTGGATACGGGCTTGACGATATCGTCGACGTGACGACCTTTCACACCGATCCCGAAAATCAGTTCGCGACGATCATGACCGTCAAGAGCGAGGTGTTTGCAGAGGAGCCTTATCCGAATTGGACGGCGATCGGCGTCAATTGGCTCGCGGGGTTCGACTTCGAGATCAAGGTCATTGCTCGCATCCCGGGCTGA
- a CDS encoding FMN-binding glutamate synthase family protein, with protein MGIVAEDNKTQQAPKRLPLAEEGIMETLLLPFSPRFIVLTICAVVTALLIGIGLADRKIFDIMLVPILIFGALTLLGVRDLLQKSHAVLRNYPISAHIRFLLEEIRPEMRQYFFESEKDGMPFSRDTRSLVYQRAKMELDKRPFGTQEDVYRQGYEWMHHSVSPKAHAKEKFRVLIGGPDCARPYSASVFNISAMSFGALSPNAVRALNAGARKGGFAHDTGEGGVSPYHREMGGDIIWEIGSGYFGCRHLDGTFDPEAFARVAGDEQIKMVELKVSQGAKPGHGGVLPAAKVSEEISKIRGVAMGEDCISPASHRAFSTPVGMMQFIGEMRRLSGGKPAGFKLCIGHPWEFLAICKAMMETGIYPDFIVVDGNEGGTGAAPLEFMDHLGMPMREGVNFVHNALVGINARDRIKIGASGKIATAFDMARAMAIGADYCNSARGFMFSLGCIQSLSCHTDRCPTGVATQDPTRARALYVPLKIDRVHNYHHATLHSLTELIAAAGLEHPQQLRPIHFTQRTSTTDVRSFAQLYPALRPGELLEGTEDPRFRDAWRMARAETFQPAL; from the coding sequence ATGGGAATCGTGGCCGAGGACAACAAGACGCAGCAAGCTCCGAAACGCCTGCCGCTGGCGGAGGAGGGGATCATGGAAACCCTGCTGCTTCCTTTCTCGCCCCGCTTCATCGTGCTGACGATCTGCGCGGTCGTCACCGCGCTGTTGATCGGCATCGGTCTCGCGGACCGCAAGATCTTCGACATCATGCTGGTGCCGATCCTGATCTTCGGCGCGCTGACGCTGCTGGGGGTGCGCGATCTCCTGCAGAAGAGCCACGCGGTGCTGCGCAACTATCCGATCTCGGCGCATATCCGCTTCCTGCTCGAAGAGATCCGCCCGGAGATGCGGCAATACTTTTTCGAGAGCGAGAAGGACGGCATGCCGTTCTCGCGCGACACCCGCTCGTTGGTCTATCAGCGCGCCAAGATGGAGCTCGACAAGCGGCCGTTCGGCACCCAGGAGGATGTCTACCGCCAGGGCTACGAGTGGATGCATCACTCGGTCTCGCCGAAGGCGCACGCCAAGGAGAAATTCCGTGTCCTGATCGGCGGGCCGGATTGCGCAAGGCCCTATTCGGCTTCGGTCTTCAACATCTCCGCGATGAGCTTCGGCGCGCTCAGCCCGAACGCCGTGCGGGCGCTCAATGCCGGCGCCAGGAAGGGCGGCTTCGCGCATGACACCGGCGAGGGCGGCGTCAGTCCCTATCACCGCGAGATGGGCGGCGACATCATCTGGGAGATCGGCTCCGGCTATTTCGGCTGCCGTCATCTCGACGGCACCTTCGATCCGGAAGCGTTTGCGCGCGTTGCCGGCGACGAGCAGATCAAGATGGTCGAGCTCAAGGTGAGCCAGGGCGCGAAGCCTGGCCATGGCGGCGTGCTGCCGGCCGCGAAGGTCTCCGAGGAGATTTCCAAGATCCGCGGCGTCGCGATGGGCGAGGATTGCATCTCGCCGGCATCGCATCGCGCTTTTTCCACGCCGGTTGGGATGATGCAGTTCATCGGCGAGATGCGCCGGCTGTCCGGCGGCAAGCCGGCCGGATTCAAGCTGTGCATCGGCCATCCCTGGGAATTCCTGGCGATCTGCAAGGCGATGATGGAGACCGGCATCTATCCGGATTTCATCGTCGTCGACGGCAATGAGGGCGGCACTGGTGCGGCGCCGCTGGAATTCATGGACCATCTGGGCATGCCGATGCGCGAGGGCGTCAATTTCGTCCACAATGCGCTGGTCGGGATCAATGCGCGCGACCGCATCAAGATCGGCGCCTCCGGCAAGATCGCGACCGCCTTCGACATGGCGCGCGCGATGGCGATCGGCGCCGACTATTGCAACTCGGCGCGCGGCTTCATGTTCTCGCTGGGCTGCATCCAGTCGCTGAGCTGCCACACCGACCGCTGCCCGACCGGCGTTGCGACGCAGGACCCGACGCGGGCGCGCGCGCTCTACGTGCCGCTCAAGATCGACCGCGTGCACAATTATCACCATGCGACGCTGCATTCGCTGACCGAGCTGATCGCCGCCGCCGGCCTCGAACATCCGCAGCAGCTGCGCCCGATCCATTTCACCCAGCGCACCTCGACCACGGACGTGCGCTCCTTCGCGCAGCTCTATCCGGCACTCCGCCCGGGCGAATTGCTCGAAGGCACCGAGGATCCGCGGTTCCGCGACGCCTGGCGGATGGCGCGGGCCGAGACGTTCCAGCCCGCGCTGTAA
- a CDS encoding PilZ domain-containing protein: MDERREKARHRVLKAGTIEFGGGAIDCTVRNLSDTGAALDVTSPVGIPDRFTLFVQADGTHRACTVVWRKEKRIGVKFG, translated from the coding sequence ATGGACGAGCGGCGCGAAAAAGCCAGACATCGCGTGCTGAAGGCCGGAACGATCGAGTTCGGCGGCGGCGCGATCGACTGCACCGTCCGCAACCTCTCCGACACGGGCGCCGCCCTCGACGTCACGAGCCCCGTCGGCATTCCCGACCGTTTCACCCTGTTCGTCCAAGCCGACGGCACGCATCGGGCCTGCACCGTGGTCTGGCGCAAGGAAAAGCGGATCGGCGTGAAGTTCGGGTGA